Below is a genomic region from Spartobacteria bacterium.
GAGGGGCTTGGTTCGGTCACGGTAACGGTTGCCGGTGTCACGGCCACGGGAATATCCAGTGCCTCAGGTGCCTATGCCGTACCTGTCAGTGCCAATGGCTCCTATACCGTCAGCTTCAAACGCTCCGATCTTCCCAGCTACAGCACCAGTGCAACCATCGCCGACGCCAATAATGTAAAAGTTGATTATGCCTAGGACGGCACCGAGCCTATTCCTGTAATCCAGACACAGCCTGCATCCGCTACCAACAATTACGGTTTTGATGCAACCATCAGCAGCTCTATTGCCAGCGAATCAACACTGTATATCCAATGGCAAAGAATGTATCGACGAATTTTTCCTTTGTCGGGTATTTTGACCAGGCTGTTGAATACGCGTTAGAGGACAATATTGCCCATGGCGAAGTTACGGGCGAGCAGCCAAGCATGACCTATACACCAACCACTGACTTTGTCGGCAGTGATTTCTTTACCTACGGACTGTGATTCGACTCAAAACACACATATTAGCCGCTTCTAAAAATATTCCAATGATTGGAACTTTATAATCACCTGTATGGGTGTAAGTTCCAATGATTGGAACTTTTATTTTACAACAGATACGTCGTTATAGTGACAGGCTATTTATATTTATATTGAATATAAGTCAGACTATTAATACTTTTCTTATTTCATATATGGACGTAACCGATAAAATGAACGGTTTGAGCTGGGTTATGGATTTGCTGATTTGAAAGTCACTGCTTTCCCTTCAGGGAAAGCAGTCTTCGTCTGATGACGATTAAGGGAGTCTTATTTTATCAGGAAAATGCGGCCTTCTAGAGGGGCAAGGGTGAGGTTAATTTGACCTGTTTCGGATAGTGCAGAGAACTGGATATCCTGTATGATATCGGTCACTCTTTGGCCGGCCTGATCGGGGAAATGCAATGTTTCATGGGCGGTTTGAAAGCCGAAGTTGAGGGCGGTGAGCTGCAGTCCCTGCTGATCGGGCAGTTCATTGAGCAAGACGACCACACCTCGATCCGTTGTTTCCGGACGCGGCCGGCTGGTGGAGCGATCAATGTTGTATTTTTTTCTGACGGACAATATACGCCGCAGCTGACGGACAAAAGAACGGGGCTGCGTCAGCTGTTCGGTAATGGTTCCGTAAAGATTTTTTGCCACTGGTAAGCCATCGCGTGAGGCAGTGCACGACGGGTTGCTTCCCAGTAGATCATAGGCCCCGCGATTCACCCAGCGAGTATCGCCATCGGCTACTAATTCGGGAATAGATTCGACCGGCAGGGGCAGGGCACCCACCAGATCCCAGCCGGAAAGATTGAATATACCGGGCTGCATGGAATTGAACAACACCAGCAGCAGATGCGCTTTCATAATTTCAGCAGTCTGTTCGGCATCCATATTCCATATATCCGTTATGCCGAGACGGGTTCCCGCCAGACCGGTCAATGTGGTGCACAGGCCATTTCCTGAAAGATGGTTGTATGGAGTTTTCGGAGAAATGGCTTTTTGTTCCATTTCGGTGCGAATACGTGTTCGCAGTGCGTCTCCGGTGAGGGTTTCTCCGTCGTATTCGAACGTTTCGTCAGCATGAACGATGAAATGAACCAGTTCGTAGGTGATTTCGTCGTGATTCTGCATACTGTGGATGAGTCGAGCTGGTCTGATGCCCATACGCAGCATAAAATCGAGCATAAATTTGAGGAAGGTGGCATCGCCGGTGAGCAGGGCATGCTGAACGGCCGGCCGGGTGATAAAATCGTAAGAAAAGTCCGGTCCGGCATCGCTGAACCGTTTAATTTCTTCGAGACTCATATTGAGTTCCTGGAAGGACCAGCCGCCAAAACGGCGTACCTGCCAGGCAATTTGTTCACTGGCCATCACGGCCAGGGGATGGCACTCGGAGGTAGCAATACGACTGCCGGGTTTTCTTTCAATGCCAAGAAAAGGATTGGCATCAAGACGCACAGCGCAAGCACCGAGATCCTGAATGGTTTTAATCACATCCCCCATCACAATACGTGATGCGCCGCCAGACGGATCCATCCAGTTCATCGTGGGTTGACCGGATTTGAAAAAGTGGAGATAGACCCAGCGTCGGCGTACTCCGTCCACCCCTGTAATGATCCCTGTCGCATCCCAGCCCGACGGGGAAATGTCTGATCCCGGATTTGAAAAAAGTACGCGCTGGAGCCGACCGGGAAGATAGCCCTTTTCCGTGAACAGATCGACGGTTTCAAAAGGCAGATTCACCGAATCCCATTCGTCATTCACTTCAGGAAGCAATGACCAGTCGCTTTCAGGAATATTGATCATGACATAAATACCGCTGTATTCCTTATGATGTCGTGCCGCGAGCCGGAAATCCGGCCCTTTTCCCGTATGTCCGGGCACCAGATCACCGGCGATGATCCCGCCATGCTGTGCGGCCGTTTTGACCAGATGTTTGTATTCCTCTTCTGTCCCGAACGCGGAATCAATCTGCAGCGAAATTCGGTCAAACCATCCATCCACTGTTGGCGTAAACGTATCGTCACGCCATCCGCCCGCCTTTTTCATCGGACCGGTATGCAAGGCTTCAA
It encodes:
- the treS gene encoding maltose alpha-D-glucosyltransferase: MNKSFKGIPMKENIMQWLEDHSMLYQASCLCEKYAAQPTLWKNTYSTPRHEALLERASVWFSVYPVSMITEEEQSLLGYLGTESLWQAFSNVGIEALHTGPMKKAGGWRDDTFTPTVDGWFDRISLQIDSAFGTEEEYKHLVKTAAQHGGIIAGDLVPGHTGKGPDFRLAARHHKEYSGIYVMINIPESDWSLLPEVNDEWDSVNLPFETVDLFTEKGYLPGRLQRVLFSNPGSDISPSGWDATGIITGVDGVRRRWVYLHFFKSGQPTMNWMDPSGGASRIVMGDVIKTIQDLGACAVRLDANPFLGIERKPGSRIATSECHPLAVMASEQIAWQVRRFGGWSFQELNMSLEEIKRFSDAGPDFSYDFITRPAVQHALLTGDATFLKFMLDFMLRMGIRPARLIHSMQNHDEITYELVHFIVHADETFEYDGETLTGDALRTRIRTEMEQKAISPKTPYNHLSGNGLCTTLTGLAGTRLGITDIWNMDAEQTAEIMKAHLLLVLFNSMQPGIFNLSGWDLVGALPLPVESIPELVADGDTRWVNRGAYDLLGSNPSCTASRDGLPVAKNLYGTITEQLTQPRSFVRQLRRILSVRKKYNIDRSTSRPRPETTDRGVVVLLNELPDQQGLQLTALNFGFQTAHETLHFPDQAGQRVTDIIQDIQFSALSETGQINLTLAPLEGRIFLIK